The nucleotide window GTTTTCCTTCCAGCGTGTTTAAAAATGCTCGGATCTCAGTCAGATCTGTTTCTGTAAGCAGGACGCTGACTGTAAGCGAAGGAACCGGAAGTGAATCCAGCGGTACAGTTGAAATAATCAAGTCGATATTTTTATTCTTAATCATTTCAGCCGCTTTATGCGCCGGACAAATATCCACCAGCTGAACATGGAAATACTTTGTGATCTGCATGGCTAGAAAATTTCCTGTTGCCATGCCGCTGCTGCAGGTAATCAAAATATTCGGAACATAATGATTCAGCTTCCCGCGTTCCATAGATGCTAAGATGTGCATTAGGATATAAGCTGTTTCGTTGTCACTCAGCGAAATATTTAATCCGTTTTCCAGAATATAAATATTTTGTTTTATGATTGCGAAATCTTTCGCATACCGGTTCTGGGTTTCCATAAGATAGGGATTCTCCAGCTTTTTTCCTGATTGAAGCCGGTGACAGCACGCTGAAATGTGAGCACACAAGTATTCCAGCAGCAGAGAATCGCTGAGGAAATCCATTTTATAAGAGAAGGAAACATTCTGCAGAAATTCTTTAATGATCATGGCAAAAAGAACGGAATCCTGAGGAGTTGAATTTATTTTCAGTACGATATCCATATCCTTCAGCGTTTTGATAAAAAACGCAGTTTCAGCTGAAATCCAATTTACCTTGGATTTCAGCGTATCGCCGACGGCTTGAGAAAAACGAACTAAGGATAAAGGAAATTCTGAGGTCTGGATGTCCTGAGCCTGATGTCCGGTCTGAATTCTGCCTATTTGGAAAATCAAGATGAACAGAATGCGGTAAAAATCCGCATCTGAGATTTCTAAATCCAGCATAACTTCTGTCTGTTTAATACAGGCCTCAGCCAGAGATCGATATTTGATGATCTTTAATATATTCGTTATATAAAGTGTGCAGGGATTGATCGGCTGAGCGGCAAAACATTCTTCATAATCCCAGTCAGGAAGCAAAGAATCAAGTAAAAAGGTCCGTTTATCATTTTCAGGACCTACGAACCAGAGACCGTCCTGCGTACTTTTGAGAAAGTGGGTATGATAAGTCTTGCTTTTAAGCTTAATCGCTTGCAGATCATTGATAATTGTATTCCGGCTGACACAGAGCAGCTCTTTTAATGTATCGTTTTTAACAGGCGTTTCTGAACAGATCAGAAGGCAGAGTAGAATAAATTGCCGTTCGCGGCCTGACAGACGATATTCGTAGAAGGTCAGCGAGTTCATGGAAGCAATAATATAACTGCGCTGTGCTGAGGTTCCTGTAAATCGAAATTCCTTTCCGTCAAAAAGAAGTGTCTCGCAGACTCCAAGGGATGTCAGATAATCAAAAAGCTCTTCACTGTAATTATAAATTGTTCGCTTTGAAACACCGAAGGCTTCAGAGATCTCAGTGAGTCTGAGCGGTCTTTCGGGTGTCGTTATGATTTTTTTTAGTAATGCATAAATTTGCTTATTCATAATTTTCTCTTATTTTAACATGCTCTAATTATACCATAAAATGTTTACAAACCTGAATCCAAAAGGCTTCTGAAAAGGTTGAAGCATTTTGTTTGGGAAAGAAGAAAAAGCAGGATTTTGGACTGTTCAAACAAGCTGAGGTCGTTTATGATGAAATCATGATCTAAGCTTAGTTTCATAAATCCGTATAGGAGGTGGATGAATTTGAAAATAAAGGCCTTGATTGCCTGCGGAGGCGGAATTGCAACCTCAACCTTTGCCGCAGAAGAAATTAAACGAATTGCGAAAGAACTGGGTGTAGATATCGAAATTGTCAAATCCCGGATCGTGGATGTTCCGGCGATGGCAAAAGATTTTGATATTTGCTTTGTCACTTCTGGATATTCCCAGGT belongs to Holdemania massiliensis and includes:
- a CDS encoding BglG family transcription antiterminator, translated to MNKQIYALLKKIITTPERPLRLTEISEAFGVSKRTIYNYSEELFDYLTSLGVCETLLFDGKEFRFTGTSAQRSYIIASMNSLTFYEYRLSGRERQFILLCLLICSETPVKNDTLKELLCVSRNTIINDLQAIKLKSKTYHTHFLKSTQDGLWFVGPENDKRTFLLDSLLPDWDYEECFAAQPINPCTLYITNILKIIKYRSLAEACIKQTEVMLDLEISDADFYRILFILIFQIGRIQTGHQAQDIQTSEFPLSLVRFSQAVGDTLKSKVNWISAETAFFIKTLKDMDIVLKINSTPQDSVLFAMIIKEFLQNVSFSYKMDFLSDSLLLEYLCAHISACCHRLQSGKKLENPYLMETQNRYAKDFAIIKQNIYILENGLNISLSDNETAYILMHILASMERGKLNHYVPNILITCSSGMATGNFLAMQITKYFHVQLVDICPAHKAAEMIKNKNIDLIISTVPLDSLPVPSLTVSVLLTETDLTEIRAFLNTLEGKRKISLSDQSRLSAFSLSITLNEKTMFLKLFSSERILLDKEITDWKEGIIAAGELLLWQKKITVNYLQQMIDLVIKYGPYIVIAPGIALAHASPQDGVIEPAISLLRLKQPVAFGNHQYSPVSIILACAVYDTPEYANILIRLMTLLRRPDFSVMMKSADSEAILTYFEKQIMYSSE
- a CDS encoding PTS sugar transporter subunit IIB, which gives rise to MNLKIKALIACGGGIATSTFAAEEIKRIAKELGVDIEIVKSRIVDVPAMAKDFDICFVTSGYSQVIDCPLVRVNGLITGINEEATTAEIQTALLQVNQKLNDQ